A single Rattus norvegicus strain BN/NHsdMcwi chromosome 5, GRCr8, whole genome shotgun sequence DNA region contains:
- the Mysm1 gene encoding deubiquitinase MYSM1 isoform X9 — MMEIQHQFFKITILIQHGEGRMAVLVRSPAKPSSYSVKWTIEEKKLFEQGLAKFGRRWTKIAALVKSRTVLQVKSYARQYFRNKVKWGAEKETPTLKSNSDLQVKNKDERTKVWVASDPNLNAVKIEKLSDDEDVDITDELDELTSQTSQKNYGGHLTLDVPSSKMYKTNQGELCQEGSLAKSAEENLQNVKQSEAEACSSSEIMSWAEKQNNNGKNSVELNEKYSKLVEEYTMLTEETKHSPSPEPCEGQKDPRGNELLLPPCQVEEENHEGEELKPPEQEVEIDRNVIQEEEKQAIPEFFEGRQTKTPERYLKIRNYILDQWEICKPKYLNKTSVRPGLKNCGDVNCIGRIHTYLELIGAINFGCEQAIYNRPQPVDKVRVTDRKDAEAAYQLAWRLQSMRTRRRRVRDPWGNWCDAKDLEGQTFEHLSVEELARREEEEKCKPIKFSKASKLPKSSLDPFQLIPCHFFSGEKQEPFQVKVASEALLIMDLHAHVSMAEVIGLLGGRYSEADKVLEVCAAEPCNSLSTGLQCEMDPVSQTQASETLALRGCSVIGWYHSHPAFDPNPSLRDIDTQAKYQSYFSRGGAKFIGMIVSPYNRSNPLPYSQITCLVISEELSPDGTYRLPYKFEVQQMLEEPQWELVFEKTRWIIEKYRLSHSSVPMDRIFRRDSDLTCLQKLLECLRKTLSKVANCFIAEEFLTQVENLFLSNYKSKEENGLAEENSAKELFM, encoded by the exons gGTACGTTCTCCTGCAAAACCATCCAGTTATTCAGTAAAGTGGACGATAGAAGAGAAAAAACTGTTTGAACAAGGACTG GCTAAATTTGGCCGAAGATGGACCAAAATCGCAGCACTAGTTAAAAGTCGCACAGTTTTACAAGTGAAGAGTTATGCCAGACAATACTTCAGAAATAAG GTAAAGTGGGGTGCGGAGAAAGAAACACCAACTTTGAAGAGCAACAGTGATCTTCAggttaaaaataaagatgaaaggaCAAAGGTGTGGGTCGCATCAGATCCCAACCTTAATGCTGTAAAAATAGAGAAGTTGTCTGATGATGAAGATGTAGACATCACCGATGAGCTGGATGAGTTGACTTCTCAAACATCACAAAAGAATTATGGCGGCCATCTTACTTTAGATGTTCCTAGTAGTAAAATGTATAAGACCAACCAAGGAGAATTATGCCAAGAAGGTTCATTAGCTAAATCTGCAGAAGAAAATCTTCAGAATGTGAAGCAAAGTGAAGCAGAAGCATGTTCAAGCTCAGAAATTATGTCATGggctgaaaaacaaaataataatggcAAAAACTCAGTTGAATTAAATGAGAAATACAGTAAACTGGTTGAGGAATACACTATGCTAACAGAGGAAACCAAGCACTCACCTTCTCCAGAGCCCTGTGAGGGTCAGAAGGACCCACGTGGAAAtgaactgcttttgcctccttGCCAAGTGGAGGAGGAAAACCATGAAGGAGAAGAGCTTAAGCCACCGGAACAAGAAGTAGAAATAGATAGAAATGTcattcaagaagaagaaaagcaagcaatTCCTGAGTTTTTTGAGGGGCGTCAAACTAAAACACCAGAACGCTATTTGAAAATTAGAAACTACATTTTGGATCAGTG GGAAATATGCAAACCGAAATACTTAAATAAGACCTCAGTACGTCCTGGCCTGAAGAACTGTGGGGATGTTAATTGTATTGGACGGATTCATACATACCTCGAGTTGATAGGAGCAATCAATTTTGgatgtg AGCAGGCCATATACAACAGGCCACAACCAGTTGATAAAGTCCGAGTGACCGACAGAAAAGATGCAGAAGCAGCATACCAGCTTGCCTGGCGCCTGCAGTCCATG AGAACAAGGAGACGTAGGGTCCGAGATCCATGGGGAAACTGGTGTGATGCAAAAGACTTAGAAGGGCAAACATTTGAG CATCTATCTGTGGAGGAGTTggcaagaagagaagaggaggaaaagtgcAAACCTATTAAATTTTCAAAAGCTTCAAAACTTCCCAAAAG ctcaCTTGATCCCTTCCAACTGATACCTTGTCATTTTTTCAGTGGAGAAAAGCAG GAGCCATTTCAGGTGAAAGTAGCTTCAGAAGCACTTTTAATAATGGATCTG CATGCCCACGTGTCTATGGCAGAGGTGATTGGGCTTTTAGGAGGAAGATACTCAGAAGCTGATAAGGTCCTTGAA GTCTGTGCAGCAGAGCCGTGTAACAGTCTGAGTACAGGACTTCAGTGTGAGATGGACCCTGTCTCACAGACACAGGCCTCAGAAACCTTGGCTCTCAGAGGCTGCAGTGTTATTGGGTGGTACCATTCTCATCCTGCGTTTGATCCTAATCCGTCTTTACGCGATATTGACACACAAGCCAAATACCAG AGTTATTTCTCCAGAGGAGGAGCAAAGTTCATTGGAATGATTGTTAGTCCATATAATCGAAGTAATCCTTTACCATATTCCCAGATTACCTGCTTGGTTATAAGTGAAGAACTTAGCCCTGATGGTACCTATC GTTTACCTTACAAATTTGAAGTACAACAGATGTTAGAAGAACCTCAGTGGGAATTAGTGTTTGAGAAGACAAGATGGATAATCGAAAAATACAGGCTCTCTCATAG CAGCGTCCCCATGGATAGAATATTTCGCCGTGATTCTGACCTAACTTGTCTGCAGAAA CTTTTGGAGTGTCTAAGGAAAACACTAAGCAAAGTAGCCAATTGTTTCATCGCTGAGGAATTCTTGACTCAAGTTGAAAATTTGTTCCTTTCCAATTAcaaaagcaaggaagaaaatgGACTGGCAGAAGAAAACAGTGCAAAGGAATTGTTCatgtaa